AAAAAGACGGGGCACCTCAGAAGAAAACCTTAGATTATTAGAAAAAAAGGAAGCTGTGGCAGAAGCCTTTGGTTACTACTTCGATAAAGATGGAAATATAGTTCATCAGGCAAACAGTGTTGGATTGAGGTTAGAAGATTTAGAAAAAATACCATTGATAATTGCCATTGCAGGTGGAAAAGATAAAGCTAAAGCAATTAAATCAATTGCTGCCAGCAAAAAACAGCATATTTTAATAACCGATGAAGGGGCAGCTTTGGAGCTTTTAAAACTTTGTTAATCCTAGCCTAATAGGCTGTGGAAATATAAAAAAATATAAGGAGGAGTTTATTGTGACTGTAAGAGTAGGTATAAACGGTTTTGGAAGTATTGGAAGAAGGGTGTTCAGAATTGCCCACAACAATCCTAATATTGAAATCGTTGCAATCAACGACTTGACTGATGCTAAGACTCTAGCTCATCTATTAAAATATGACACAAACTATGGAACTTTTCAAGCTGATGTTAAATCTGAAGGTAACTACATTGTAGTAGATGGTAAAAAAGTAGAAGTAACTGCCCACAGAAACCCTGCAGATATCCCATGGGGTGAAAAAGGTGTTGATGTAGTTATCGAAGCAACGGGAGTATTTAGAAGCAAAGAAAAATGCCAAGCCCACATCGATGCTGGTGCTAAAAAAGTTCTTATCACTGCTCCTGCTAAAAATGAAGATATCACTATTGTTATGGGTGTTAATGAAAAAGACTACGATCCAGCAAACCATCACATTATTTCAAATGCATCTTGTACCACTAACTGCTTAGCACCTTTTGCTAAAGTTATTCACGAGAAATTTGGTATTGTTAAAGGGCTTATGACAACTGTTCACTCATATACTAATGACCAAAGATTGTTAGATCTACCCCATGATGATTTAAGAAGAGCTAGGGCAGCTAGTCAATCTATCATCCCAACTACTACTGGTGCTGCTCAAGCTGTAGCTTTAGTTTTACCAGAGCTTAAAGGTAAGTTCAATGGTTTCGCCATGAGGGTTCCAACTCCAACTGTTTCTGTAGTTGACATGACTGTAGAATTAGCTAAAGGAACTACTGCTGAAGAAATCAATGCTGTATTAAAAGAAGCTGCTGAAGGTGAATTAAAAGGAATTTTACATTTCAGTGAAGAACCATTAGTATCTTCTGACTACAAAGGTTCACCATATTCTTCAATCATCGATGGATTATCTACTATGGTAATTGGCGATAATATGGCTAAAATTATTTCTTGGTACGACAATGAGTGGGGTTACTCTTGCCGTGTTGTAGACTTAATTCTTTACATGGCTGAAAAAGGTATTTAGTACTTGAAAAAGGGGATGGGGCTTTCCCCATTCCCTTAAAAAATATAAAGGAGGTTTAATCATATGAATAAAATGACCGTTAGAGATATCGATCCCCGTGGTAAAAGGGTTTTTGTTAGAGTTGATTTTAATGTGCCAATGGCTGATGGGGAAATAACCGATGATACAAGGATTAGGGCTGCCCTCCCTACTATCAACTATTTAATAGAAAAAGGTGCTAAAGTAATATTAGCTTCCCATTTAGGTAGGCCAAAAGGAGAGTTCAATCCTAAATACAGCTTGAAAAAAGTAGGAGAAAAATTATCTGGGTATCTAAATAAAGAAGTAAAGGTCACTGAGACAGTAGTAGGTGATGATGTTAAAGAAGCTATCGCTGCTATGGAAGACGGTGATGTTATTTTACTAGAAAATGTAAGATTTATGCCTGGTGAAGAGAAAAATAATCTAGAATTAGCTAAACAAATGGCAGACCTTGCTGATATTTTTGTCAACGATGCCTTCGGTGCTGCCCATAGAGCCCACTCATCAACGGCAGGAATTGCAGAGTATTTACCAGCAGTTGCCGGTTTCTTAATGGAAAAAGAAATCGAGATGTTAGGTAATGCCGTTGATAATCCACAAAGACCCTTTGTTGCCATCATTGGTGGAGCTAAGGTAAGTGATAAAATTGGTGTTATTGAAAACTTATTAAAGAAAGTGGATACTTTAATAATTGGTGGAGGTATGGCTAATACTTTCCTAAAAGCTCAAGGTTATGAGTTAGGTAAATCTTTAGTTGAAGAAGATAAAATTGAATTAGCAAAAGAGTTACTAGCAGAAGCTAAAGCTAAAAATGTAGAACTTCTGTTACCCACTGATTTAGTAGTTGCTGACAAATTCGATCCTCAAGCCCAATCCCAAGTAGTAGCTATTGATCAAATCCCAGCTGATTGGATGGCTTTAGATATCGGTCCTAAAACCGTGGAATTATTTGCCGATAGAATAGCTAAAGCAAAAACTATTGTTTGGAACGGGCCTATGGGAGTTTTTGAAATGGATGCCTTTGCAAAAGGAACAGAAGGTGTGGCAAAAGCTTTAGCAGAAAGTAATGGAATTACCATCGTCGGTGGAGGAGATTCTGCTGCAGCTGTAGAAAAGGTAGGTTTAGCTGATAAAATGAGCCATATATCCACTGGTGGTGGAGCGTCATTAGAATATCTAGAAGGTAAAGTATTACCAGGTGTTGATTGTCTAAAAGATAAGTAGGGGGTTTTAGTGTGAGAAAACCTATTATAGCTGGTAATTGGAAAATGCATAAAACCAGCTCTGAAACAAAAGAATTTATTTTAGAGTTGTTAAACAATTTTTCTGAGTTAGAAAATGTAGAGGTAGTCATTTGTCCACCCTTTACCAGTCTAGAAACAGCGGCTAACTTGTTAAAGGGTAGTAATATTAAGCTAGGAGCACAAAATGTCCATTACGAAAAAAGTGGTGCTTTTACAGGAGAAGTGGCTCCTGATATGTTAAAAGATCTTGGGGTAGACTATTGTATAATAGGGCATTCAGAAAGACGCCAATATTTTGGAGAAACCGATGAAACTGTCAACAAAAAGGTAAAAGCAGTTTTAGAGGTGGGTATTATACCGATAATGTGTGTCGGTGAAACATTGTCTGAAAGGGAAAATGGGGAAACTGAATCGGTTTGTAAAACTCAAGTTACTGAAGGATTAAAAGGCTTAACAGCTGAGGAAATTAAAAAAGTAGTAATAGCCTATGAACCTGTTTGGGCCATAGGAACTGGTAAATCCGCTACAAAAGAAGATGCCGATGAAACTATCGGCTATATCAGAAAAGTAGTGGAAGAGATAGCTGGCAAAGAAGTAGCTGATGCCATTAGAATTCAATATGGTGGCAGTGTAAAACCTGAAAATATTACATCTTATATGGAGATGCCCCAAATTGATGGAGCTTTAGTGGGAGGAGCATCTTTACAAGTGAAATCCTTTTTAGAAATAGCAAAATTTTAGGGGGATTAATGATGAATATACCCAAACCAGTAGTGCTTATGATTTTAGATGGATGGGCTATAAATAATGAAGAAATGGGCAATGCAATAAAGCAAGCAAATACACCTTTTTATAATAAATTTAAAGGGGATTATCCCAATACTGTATTAGCTGCCAGTGGTCTAAGTGTAGGACTTCCTGAAGGTCAGATGGGTAATTCAGAAGTAGGACACTTAAACATTGGGGCTGGAAGAGTAGTTTATCAAGAATTGACTAGAATTACAAAGTCAATTGGAGATGGTGACTTTTATCAAAATTTAGAATTAAATGCTAGTATAGATAACTGTCTAAAGCATAACACTCCCCTTCATTTAATGGGTCTTTTATCTGATGGTGGAGTACACAGTCATATTAATCATTTATTTGCTTTAGTAGAATTGGCGAAAAATAAAGGGTTAAGAGAAGTATATATCCATTGTATTTTAGATGGTAGGGATGTACCACCGAAAAGTGCCAAAACCTATGTAAGACAGCTAGAAGAAAAATTAACAGAAATAGGTGTAGGTAAAATTGCCACTATTAGTGGTAGATACTATTCTATGGATAGAGATAAACGTTGGGAACGGACTAAATTGGCCTATGATTTATACGTAAAAGGTGAAGGATTAAAAGCGGATTCAGCTTTAGAAGGAATAGAAATGGCCTATAACAGAGAAGAAACCGATGAATTTGTTAAACCTACCTTCATTAAAGGAGGAAAAACAATAGGTGATAACCATTCAATAATTTTCTTTAACTTTAGGCCAGATAGGGCGAGACAAATAACTTGGGCCTTTGTAGATCAAGATTTTTCCGGCTTTGAAAGACAACCTTATCCAAAAGTACATTATACTTGCTTTACCCAATACGATGAAGCACTAGATGTACCGGTAGCTTTCAAGCCCCAAAGTATAACCAATACTTTAGGAGAAGTTTTAGCTAAAGAAGGCAAGAAACAGCTTAGAATAGCTGAAACAGAAAAATATGCCCATGTTACTTTCTTCTTTAACGGAGGAGTTGAAGTGGCAAATGAAAATGAAGATAGGATATTAATTCCTTCACCAAAAGTTGCCACTTATGACCTTGCACCACAGATGAGTGCCTATGAGGTAACGGATAGGGTTATTGAAGAAATAGAAAAGGGAAAATATGACTTCATTTTGATTAACTATGCTAATCCAGATATGGTAGGACATACCGGTGTTATGGAAGCTGCAGTAAAGGCATGTGAAGTTGTTGATGAATGTATTTCCAAAGTAATACCAAAGGTATTGGAAAAAGGTGGGGTTGTATTGTTAACCGCTGACCACGGAAATGCAGATCAAATGGTGGATACAGAAACAGGTAAACCCCATACAGCCCATACTTCCAATCCAGTACCTTTGATATTAGCAGGCATAGGAAATAATATACATTTAAAGGAAGGAGCCCTTTGTGATATAGCTCCTACTGTTTTAAAAATCATGGGAATAGAAAAGCCTGAAGAAATGACAGGTCAACCTTTATTCTAAAAAATTTAAGGAGGTAAAAGGATATGAGTAGAATTTACGAAGTTTACGCTAGGGAAGTATTAGATTCTAGGGGTAATCCCACTGTAGAAGTAGAAGTAGTTTTAGAGGATGGTACTGTAGGTAGAGCAATGGTTCCATCAGGAGCATCTACCGGTGCTTATGAAGCAGTAGAGTTAAGGGATGGAGACAAAAACCGCTACTTAGGTAAAGGCGTTGAAAAAGCTGTTGCTAATGTTAATGAAATTATTGCTCCTGCTTTAGAAGATGCTGATGCCTTAGATCAAACTTATATTGATAATTTACTAATTGAACTAGATGGCACCCCTAACAAAGGTAAATTAGGTGCAAATGCTATTTTAGGTGTATCTATGGCAGTTGCTAGAGCTGCAGCGGCTTATTTAGGTCTACCCCTTTACAAGTATCTTGGTGGAGTAAATGCTAAAACTTTACCAGTTCCAATGATGAATATCTTAAATGGTGGTGCCCATGCCGATAACAATGTTGATATCCAAGAGTTTATGGTAATGCCAGTTGGAGCTGAATCCTTTAAAGAAGCTTTAAGAATGGGTGCTGAAATTTTCCACAACCTAAAAGCAGTTCTTAAATCTAAAGGGTTAAATACTGCAGTAGGTGATGAAGGTGGTTTTGCTCCTAACTTAGAATCAAATGAAGCAGCCCTTAAAGTTATTATGGAAGCCATCGAAAAAGCTGGTTATGTACCAGGAAAAGATGTAGTATTAGCTTTAGACGTTGCAGCAACTGAAATTTACAAAGATGGTAAATATCATTTAGCAGGAGAAGGAATTGTAAAGACTTCTGAAGAGATGATCGAATTTTATGCTGACTTAGTAGAAAAATATCCAATAGTTTCTATCGAAGATGGTCTTGCTGAAGACGATTGGGATGGTTGGGTAAAATTCACTGAAAAATTAGGTCACAAACTACAAATTGTAGGTGATGACTTATTCGTAACTAACACTAAAAAATTAGCTGAAGGTATTGAAAGAAAAGCTGGTAACTCTATTTTAATTAAACTTAACCAAATTGGTACTATTACTGAAACATTAGATGCCATCGAAATGGCTAAGAGGGCAGGTTATACTTGCATAATTTCTCACCGTTCTGGTGAAACTGAAGATTCAACTATAGCTGACTTGGCAGTTGCTACTAATGCTGGTCAAATCAAAACCGGTGCACCTTCTAGAACTGATAGGGTAGCTAAATACAATCAATTATTGAGAATTGAAGATGAACTTGATATCACTGCAAAATATCCTGGTTTAACCACTTTCTATAACTTAAGATAATTATTTAATAACAGCCTTGATTTTAAGCAACAATCCCAATATAGGGCAGGTATTTTTACCTGTCCTCCCTTTATTCTTAAGAGGAATTATAACAATATTTTACAATTTTGTAGTAGATAAGTTGCTATTTAATTAGGCTTATGATAAAATTAGTGTTGGTATTATCTATTAACTAACTCAGCAAAAATAAGGAGGTGGGGAGTTTGGAATTAGTATTAAAAATATTACACGCCCTATTAGCTATCGCTTTGGTTGCCGGTGTACTAATGCAATCAGGTAAAAGTGCTGGTCTTTCTGGAGCTATTGGAGGTCAACATAGCTTTGGAAAAACTAAAACTTTGAATGAGAAGCTTTCAAAAATAACTTCTTATGTGGCTATTCTCTTTGTAGTTAGCTCTATAGTCTTAAGTTTTGTATTAGGGCGATAAAATGAACCCACCCACCCTAACCTATGTTGGGGTGCTTATTCTGTACTAGTTAGGAAATTTTTCAAAGTTTGTAAGGAGGAAAAGGATATGGAAAACATCTACATAATTCTAGCACCAGTTCTAGGATTAGTAGCATTAGCTTATGCTTTTATCTTAACCCAACGTATTAACAAACTTGAAGTTGGTAATGAGAGGATGAAAGAACTAGCTGATGCCATTACTGAAGGTGCCATGGCTTTCTTAAATAGAGAGTATAAAACCTTAGTATACTTTGTTGCAGTTGTAGCAGTGGCACTAGTATTTGCTATTAACTATCAAACAGCTATATCTTTTATTGTTGGAGCAGTTTTCTCAGCAGTAGCAGGAAATATTGGTATGCGAATTGCTACTAAAGCTAATGTTAGAACTGCCAACGCTGCTAAACAGGGTATGAATCCAGCTCTTCAAGTTGCTTTCAACGGTGGAGCAGTTATGGGTATGGCCGTTGTTGGTTTAGGTTTATTTGGTGTAGGTACTTTATACTTGATATTTGAAGACCCTCAAATTGTTAATGGTTTTGCTCTAGGTGCTTCATCAATAGCCCTCTTTGCCAGGGTCGGTGGTGGTATTTATACTAAAGCTGCCGACGTTGGAGCTGACTTGGTAGGTAAAGTAGAAGCAGGAATCCCAGAAGACGATCCAAGAAACCCTGCAGTTATTGCTGACAATGTTGGTGACAATGTCGGTGATGTTGCTGGTATGGGAGCTGACCTATTTGAGTCTTATGTAGGTTCCATTATCGCTGCTATGGTTTTAGGTTTCGCAGCCTTTGGTATTGAGGGTGTACTATTGCCCCTTCTCTTAGCAGGAGTTGGAATAGTTTTCTCAATTATCGGTACATTCTTCGTTAAAGCTAAAGAAGGAAAAAGTTTAAGTGCTGCCCTTGAAAGGGGTACAGTAATTAGTGGTGGATTAACTTTAATTGTTGCTTTCTTCTTAAATATGTGGTTAACCGGTGAAAATGGAGTGTTTTACGCCATTGTTGCTGGTCTTGTAGCAGGATTGGCTATTGGTAGAATTACAGAATACTATACATCTGGTGATCACAAACCTGTTCAAGGTATTGCCCAATCATCTCAAACTGGTCCAGCTACAACTATTATTAGTGGTTTAGCAGTTGGTATGAAGAGTACTATGCTACCTATAGTAGTAATTGCAGTTGGTATTTTAGTAGCCTTTAAGTTTGCAGGTCTATTTGGTATCGCAATAGCTGCCGTTGGTATGCTAGCAACTGCTGGTATGACCATTGCAGTAGACGCTTATGGTCCTATTGCTGACAATGCAGGTGGTATTGCTGAAATGGCTCACCTTGACAAAAGTGTAAGGGCAATAACTGACCAATTAGATGCTGTGGGTAACACCACTGCTGCTATTGGTAAAGGTTTTGCCATCGGTTCTGCTGCTCTAACTTCATTAGCTCTTTTCTCAGCTTATACCGAAGCTGTTAACTTAACTGAAACTGGTATAGATTTAACCAATGCACCGGTTATTGCTGGTTTATTTATTGGTGGTATGTTGCCTTTCCTATTCTCTGCTATCACTATGGAAGCAGTGGGTAAAGCTGCATTCGCTATGATCGAAGAAGTTCGTCGTCAATTCAGGGAAATCCCTGGAATCATGGAAGAAAAAGCTAAACCAGATTATGCCCGTTGTGTTGAAATCTCTACCGCAGCTGCTATTAGGGAAATGGTTGTTCCAGGTCTTTTAGCAGTTGGTGTGCCACTTGTAGTAGGTATTTTCTTAGGGCCTGAAGCCCTTGGTGGTTTATTGGCCGGTGCCTTAGTAAGTGGTGTGTTAATGGCTATCATGATGGCCAATGCCGGTGGTGCTTGGGATAATGCTAAAAAATATATTGAAGGTGGAGCTTACGGCGGTAAAGGTACTGAAACCCATGCCGCAGCCGTTGTTGGAGATACTGTAGGTGATCCATTCAAGGATACTTCTGGTCCATCTATCAACATTTTAATTAAGCTAATGACCATTGTATCTTTAGTGTTTGCTCCATTATTCTTAAGGCTATTTTCTTAATTAAATATAACGTAGAACTTGAAAGGACAGGTCTAACCTGTCCTTTTATTTTAAAAGTGTTGATTTTTTTACTTGACAATTCTTTCATTTTTTTTTATTTTATTACTATAGAAAAATTATTCTAAATAATTAAAAGGGAGAGGAGATGTTGTTTTGGAAAAGGAAAAAATTAAAAGTGGTGGTATCCTTGGTTGGATAGAAAAAGTTGGTAACAGATTACCCCATCCTATCACCTTATTCTTCATATTATCTGTTATCACTTTAATTTTATCGTGGTTTGTCAGTTACCTAGGGATTTCTGTAATTCATCCAGTGACAGGGGAAACTGTTCAAGCTGTAAACCTTCTTTCTAGGGAGGGTGTTCAAAATATTTTTAGCAGGGCAGTAAGTAATTTCACCGGTTTTGCACCACTAGGCACTGTTTTAGTGGCAATGTTAGGTGTTGGTGTTGCCGACAGAACTGGATTAATTAAAGCTTTGCTTAAACTCTTGGTTTTAGGGGCACCTGATCGCTTAATAACCGCTGCCGTTGTATTTGCTGGAATAATGTCCAATGTCGCTTCAGATGCAGGCTATGTAGTGCTAGTACCCTTAGGAGCTATTATCTTTGCTGTAAAAGGGAGACATCCTTTAGCTGGTTTAGCTGCTGCCTTTGCAGGGGTATCGGGAGGATTTAGCGCAAACCTACTTTTATCAACTTTAGATCCTTTGTTAGCCGGTTTAACCGCTGAATCTGCAAGGATCCTTGACCCTAATTATTCAGTAGCGCCTACAGTAAATTGGTATTTTATGATCGCATCTACTTTCTTAATAACCATTGTTGGAACTTGGGTTACTGAAAGGATTGTAGCTCCAAGACTTGGAAAATATGAAGGAAAACTTGTTGAAAAGTTAGAAGAAGTTACTAAAGAGGAGAAAAAAGGTTTGCTTTGGGCATTGATAGCTTTACTATTAACTGTAGCTTTCTTTGCCTTCCTAACTGTACCGGAAAATGGTATTTTACGGAATGAACAAGGGCAGTTAATCCAAGGTGTAACTCCTTTTGTCCAAAGTATGGTTCCAATAATAGCATTGTTATTCTTAATTCCAGGTATTGCCTTTGGTTTAGCTGTTGGCACAGTTAGAAATAATTACGATATAGCTACTTATTTATCAAAATCTATGGAAGAAATGGGTGGATATATCGCCTTAGCCTTTGTTGCCGGTCAATTTGTCGCATATTTTAACTGGTCTAACATCGGTACTATTTTAGCGGTATCAGGAGCAGAGTTTTTACAGACTATTAACCTCACTGGAATTCCTTTAATTGTTATGTTTGTTATCGTAACAGGTTTTATCAATTTGTTCTTAGGAAGTGCTTCAGCAAAATGGGCTATTATGGCACCGGTTTTTGTTCCCTTGTTTATGCAGCTAGGATATGCTCCTGAGTTTACTCAATTGGCATACCGGATTGGAGATTCAGTAACTAATATAATTTCACCTTTAATGCCATATTTTGCTATAATAATTGCTTTTGCTGAGAAATATGATAAAAATGTGGGAATTGGAACTTTAATTTCTACAATGTTACCATATTCAATAGCGTTCCTTATAACTTGGACCTTAATGTTGATAGTTTGGTTCTACCTCTTACTACCTATTGGTCCAGGTGGAAGTATTTTTCTATAATAGTTAATAAAATAAATAGGGTCAGCTTAACTTCCAATTGAGGTTTTGCTGACTTTATTTTTTGGGTTGTTTTTCTATATATTAACAGTTATAATAAATTCAATAGTATCAGAGGAGGGGAAAATTATGATCATTACAAAAAAAAATCCAAACCCTTTTGAATATCACAGTAACGGAAAAGTAGCAGTACTATTGATCCACGGCTTTACTGGTTCGCCAACGGAAATGGCTCCTTTAGGGGAGTTTTTATATAAAAAAGGGTATTCCGCTTATTGCCCATTATTGGCAGGACATGGAACTACTGAAGAAGATATGGAGAAAACCGGTTGGAAAGATTGGGTAGCTAGTGCAGAAGAAGGTTTAAGAAAATTACAAGGCAAATATTCTAAAGTATTTGTAGTCGGCTTTTCCATGGGTGGATGTATTGCATTGTATTTAGCTATGAAGTACAAAATAGAAGGGATAATTACTATTTCTGCTCCTATTTTTTTAACAGAAAAAAAAGCATATTTAACTCCGATACTTAAATATTTCCAAAAGTATAAGCCTAAAACTAGAAAGCCTGATTATGGAGTCCCTATTTTTAGTTATGATAAAACCCCTATTAAATGTGTTTCAAGCTTATTAAAATTAATTTTTATCGTTAAATATAACTTGAAAAAAGTTAAAGTTCCAACTTTGATCATTCAAGGGGAAGATGATAGGGTTGTAGAACCTAAAAGTGCTAGATATATTTTTGAGAAAATCAATCCCCCTTATAAAGAAATTAAGTACTTTCCTAAAAGGAGCCATATGATTCCTGTAGAACAAGGAAGGGAAGAAGTTATGGAAAAGGTTTTGGAATTTTTACAGAGGATTTAATGTGATATTATATTTTAAAAGGAGATGATTTTAAGTGAAAAAAATTGGAAGAAATGAACTTTGTCCATGTGGAAGTGGGAAAAAATTTAAAAAATGTTGTGGTTTCTCAAAAGTTACAGTACTATCTTCTAAAATAACTTGGCAAGAAATAGAAGAAGTCTTTGAACTTTTTTCACAATTTATAGATAGGGAGAGGGAAAAAATTTTTGATATTTTAATAGATGTCATTCCAGATTTGATGTTCGATGAAGATGATTACCAACCCAATGAAATGTTTCAATTTTTGTTAGAATCCATCATTTTTGATTTAGAATTAGAAGGTGAGATCAATTTATTTCAAAAATTTCTTAATAAACATAGAAATACTTTAAAAGAGCGGGTTTTAAGGCAAATAGAAAAATGGAAGGATTCATATATATCTTATTACCGGGTAGAAGATGTAGTTAAAGATAGAGATGATTTGTTGATTATCGTAAAAGATATTTTTACTGAAAAGGAAAAAGAGGTTTATGTTAAATACGAAGATTATGATATAGAACCTGGAGAAATAATATTGGCTAGATTACTCTCTTTTAACAATAGATATACAGTTATTTCAGAACCTGCTTTTTTTTCAGGAGATATAGAATATGATATTAAAGAAACTTTATCAGTTATAAAAAATGAAGTTGAGATACAAGGATTTCCCAGTAATGATTGGGAAGGATTTTTGAAAAAATTTAGTGTTATTCTTATAAAAACTTTAATAGAGATGGAAAAGGATTTAAATAATATTAATCAAGATATTAATCCTATAAATGATTTCTATATTAATTTGAAAATCCGTTCTTTTCTTTTAACACCACAAATAGAGTTGAAAGGTTTAAAGCCTATAGATTTAATATATAATGATAG
This genomic window from Anaerobranca gottschalkii DSM 13577 contains:
- a CDS encoding alpha/beta hydrolase, which produces MIITKKNPNPFEYHSNGKVAVLLIHGFTGSPTEMAPLGEFLYKKGYSAYCPLLAGHGTTEEDMEKTGWKDWVASAEEGLRKLQGKYSKVFVVGFSMGGCIALYLAMKYKIEGIITISAPIFLTEKKAYLTPILKYFQKYKPKTRKPDYGVPIFSYDKTPIKCVSSLLKLIFIVKYNLKKVKVPTLIIQGEDDRVVEPKSARYIFEKINPPYKEIKYFPKRSHMIPVEQGREEVMEKVLEFLQRI